One stretch of Solenopsis invicta isolate M01_SB chromosome 16, UNIL_Sinv_3.0, whole genome shotgun sequence DNA includes these proteins:
- the LOC105196092 gene encoding deubiquitinase DESI2, with translation MFSSGLNCNLSFPSCLGYPQDSEELIPKMAREPIILNVYDMYWINEYTTPIGLGVFHSGVEIYGTEYAYGGHAQPKSGIFEITPRVAEELGEQFRYRQSVHIGYTDFTEEDVSRIITELGKDFRGDRYHLMNKNCNHFSSQFTLILCGQEIPGWVNRLAYFSSCVPFLQRCLPKEWLTPDALQHSLSQISHHESTPPSDTSL, from the exons ATGTTTTCATCAGGCCTTAACTGTAATCTCTCATTCCCCAGTTGTTTGGGTTATCCGCAAGATAGTGAGGAATTGATCCCAAAAATGGCACGTGAGCCAATCATTCTTAATGTTTACGATATG TATTGGATAAATGAATATACTACACCTATTGGTCTTGGGGTATTTCATTCTGGAGTGGAAATATATGGAACAG AATATGCATATGGTGGTCATGCTCAACCAAAAAGTGGCATTTTTGAAATCACCCCAAGAGTAGCTGAAGAATTGGGTGAACAATTTAGATATAG acaaTCTGTTCATATTGGATATACAGATTTCACAGAAGAAGATGTTTCAAGAATTATTACGGAATTAGGGAAAGATTTTCGAGGAGACCGTTATCATTTGATgaacaaaaattgtaatcacTTTAGCAGTCAGTTCACGTTG ATTTTATGTGGACAGGAAATACCTGGTTGGGTAAATCGTCTGGCATATTTCAGTTCATGCGTACCGTTCCTCCAACGTTGTTTGCCAAAGGAATGGCTAACACCCGACGCTTTACAACATTCTCTAAGTCAAATCAGTCATCACGAAAGTACACCACCATCGGATACTTCCTTGTAA